A single region of the Hypanus sabinus isolate sHypSab1 chromosome 21, sHypSab1.hap1, whole genome shotgun sequence genome encodes:
- the LOC132379111 gene encoding uncharacterized protein LOC132379111 codes for MSAQSSIKSTPPSDKGSKPTSSKPTQALSGVPSAAMSARSGIKSMAPSDKGCRTTSSKSTQARAKAEAAKVRLHYAKQEAVLKMKLATKEAERAARQREEAAREAEIQKERAAKEAEIQKERAAREAEIQKEEAARQREEAARQREQAAREAETQLEMTKILTELHVLQLEREEAAAMAEAKYIEEAEGSRDLTAARSTLERTRLERTSDYVQSQIDRQARLPSPYVFDNFPSYEEPQRVTVASHPYEEGNLPSRLRDEVKNERTDNAPSPPQQDGGEGEVHSRTTIVSSNCTEVCGQTQSSRSCSEICLTKVYPKGAKDKAIKAYVILDDQSNRSLVSPEFFKLFNVESERFPYYLKTCSGNMETQGRKAEGIQIESLDGKVVICLPPLLECNEITNNRAGIPTPSAVLHQPHLHHIAKHIPELDPKAKILLLLGRDVIQVHKVRQQINGPLNAPFAQRLDLGWVVIGEVCLGDVHKPMVNTLKTNVLESGRHSIFQPCPSVPCIKEAQQGVNKREASDESLGQTVFALTKYDNKLAQSAQDTISLKTKDTKVFRDEANNGVAPLPIREPRQRSPDNKEQAVKRFTSLRKTWKRKPEIQQRTRLAHEVLCTLMAEVTAIINAQSFLPVSSDPENPFILSPSTLLTQKAGAPPPPGDFSDKDLYTKQWRQVQALANQFWSRWRQKYLPSLQQRRKWTEPRRNLQVGDLVLLRDKQVARNSWPTARITATFPSEDGHVRKIELKTRRCENLPKASYRSYSTSTQ; via the coding sequence atgtcagctcaatccagcatcaagtcgacgccgcccagcgacaagggcagtaaaccgacatcaagtaagcccacccaggcgttatcaggtgttccaagtgctgcaatgtcagctcgatccgggatcaagtcgatggcgcccagcgacaagggctgtagaacgacatcaagtaagtccacacaggcaagagccaaggcagaagccgccaaggtgcgactgcattacgccaaacaagaggcagttttgaaaatgaaactggccaccaaagaagccgaaagggccgccagacaaagagaagaggctgccagagaagccgaaatccagaaagaaagggccgccaaagaagccgaaatccagaaagaaagggctgccagagaagccgaaatccagaaagaagaggctgccagacaaagagaagaggctgccagacaaagagaacaggccgccagagaagccgaaacccagttggaaatgacaaaaatattgacagagttgcatgtgctgcagctagaaagagaagaagctgctgccatggcggaagcaaagtacatagaagaagctgaagggtcgcgtgatctgaccgcagcaagatctactttagaaaggaccagactggaacgcacaagcgactatgtacaatctcaaatagacaggcaggctcgtctcccctctccatacgtattcgataacttccccagctacgaggaacctcagagagtcacggttgcatcacatccatacgaggaaggaaatttaccctcacggctccgtgatgaagtcaagaatgaaagaaccgacaacgctccttcacccccacaacaggacggcggggagggagaggttcactccaggacaacaattgtcagctcgaactgtacagaagtttgcggtcaaactcagtcaagccgttcttgttccgagatctgcctcactaaggtgtaccctaaaggagccaaagacaaggccatcaaagcctatgtgattctggacgatcagagcaatcgttcactagtcagtccagagttctttaaattgttcaacgttgagagtgagcggttcccatactacctcaaaacttgctcaggcaacatggaaacccaaggaaggaaggcagaaggcatccagatcgagtccctggatggtaaagtcgtcatctgtctccctccgctcttagagtgcaatgaaatcacgaataaccgcgctgggatcccgacaccaagtgcggtgctacaccagccgcatctccaccacatcgccaaacacatcccagaactggatccgaaagcgaaaatactcctgctattaggaagagatgttatccaggtacacaaggttaggcagcagatcaatggaccactcaacgcccccttcgcgcaacgtctggatctgggctgggtggtgataggagaggtgtgtctcggtgacgtacacaaaccgatggttaacacactcaagaccaatgtgctagagagtggccgccattcaatctttcaaccctgcccgagtgtcccgtgcatcaaagaagcacaacaaggcgttaacaagcgcgaggcaagcgacgagtcgctgggccagacagtcttcgctctaacgaagtatgacaacaaacttgcacaatcagctcaagataccatttctttaaaaaccaaagacaccaaggtcttcagagatgaagcaaataatggggttgccccattgccaatcagagaaccacgccagcgctcaccagataacaaagagcaggcagtcaaacggttcacgtccttacggaaaacctggaaaaggaaacctgagatacagcaacgcacccgattggcccacgaggtactgtgcaccctaatggcagaggtcacagccattataaacgcacaatcattcctacctgtgtcttccgacccagaaaacccctttatactttcgccatcaacgctccttacgcagaaggcaggagcacctcctccaccaggagacttctcagacaaggatttgtacacaaagcaatggagacaagtccaggctctggcaaatcagttctggtcccgctggagacagaaatatctaccctcgttgcaacagagacgaaagtggacagaaccccgcaggaatcttcaagttggagacctagtcctgctcagggacaagcaagtcgctcgcaacagctggccaacggccagaatcactgctacattccctagcgaggatggacatgtcaggaagatcgaattgaagactaggcgatgtgaaaatttaccaaaggccagttacagaagttattctacttctacccaatga